A region of the Vicugna pacos chromosome 7, VicPac4, whole genome shotgun sequence genome:
TCAGAAGCAGGACCCTTGGTGGAGGTGAAGACTTCATCAGAATAAATAAACGTGTTTATAAGTGTATCTGGGTGTGCATCAGCTGATAAGACAGGGGTAGCAAATGCATGCTTTCCTTCTGGGGGAAAGGCAGGGTTAAGCTCCAAATTGGCAGTTTGGAATAACGCATCAGTACTGTACAAGGAGGGTACCACTTGCTGGGAACTTTCACTTTTAAGCAAAACTGGTTCAAAATATTTCTCACTTGCGTAAGAAATGGTTAAACCTTGAAGTGAAGCAGCGTGCATATTAGAAGTAGGCGATACACCAGAGACCGGTACAGATGCAGAGGGCTGCGTGTTTTCACTTGAAGCAGAATCTGATGCCATGAGATGCAATGCTGTTGAACTAATTTGATCAACCTTGGGGGTTTCAGCCAACACTGGGTCACTAGGCACAGCTGGAAGAGCAGTTCTAAGCAACGTGTCAACAGCAGAAGCCTGAAAGGAAGGCTGCAGCAACGCTTCAGTATTAAAAGAAGCTGAGGGCTCATAAAATAAGAGCTGGGTTGAAGGAGATAACATTTCACTAGAAGCAGGGTCAGCGGAGGCTGGCTCTGAGTTTGCACTAAGCACAGGTTTAAGTGAAGTATCACCAAATGCTTGAGATACAGCGTGTGAAGACTGAACTAAAAAGTTATTTTCTGGAACTTGACTAATCTCACGATCAAAAACCTTAGTAGTGGGATAAGCAAGCAGCCCTGGAAGTACGCCCTTTGTGCTAGACATGGAGACAGGGGACTCCTGTAAAGACGCATTCGACTTATTTACATGATCATACAGGTCAGGCAAGACTGCGCTTCCAGAACGGTAAGCCGGCTCACTGAAAGGAGAAATTTGCTGTTCAGTCTCATTGCCACGTATCATCTCACTTTTAGAAAGCCGCTTGTTATCATCACCAAACAAAGGTGATGGATGTGTAAATTCGGCTACAGAAACAGGTGAAGACACGTTAAGACCATCTGTGTCAGGTAAAAGAAACTCTCTATCAGAGGAGGCTCCAGACCACTCCCCATCACCAGAGAGGCCATGAGTAGGCGGAGGCAACGACGCGGTTGGGGTTACTAAGAAAGACTTAGGCATCGGTGTGTGGCTAGGGCTGCTAAAGAGGGAAGCCTGAGCAGAATCCTGCACAGGTACTGCAGAACCGTAAGGAACAGTGAAGAAGTGTTGGGAGCCCTCATTATTACTTAAGGCATAAGAAGGTTCAGGCCCTGAAGAACGTGCATGCATCACGGCCTCACTGCTGGACGGTTCAACTTGAGAAAACAGAAGCGTTTTATAAAGGACACCAGGTTCACTACCGCCAAATTCCACGGTCTCTGAAGCAGCACGAGCAGTGGTCTGATGTGACAGCACATCAGAGTACGGAGCAAGGCTGGGCTCTAACAGCGCATCACCCCCAGCCACTGGCAGAGAAGCATGCAGGGACACCTGATCACTCTCAAGAGCTGAAGTGACGTGTGGAAGGATTTCAGAGACTGTATACACATGGCGAAGCAATTCACTACTGAAGGAAGCAGAGGAGAATGGAAGCAAAGGCGCACCATCATAGGAAGACAGGATGGATTCAAACGACACACCGACACTGGGAAATACAGGTGTAGCATGCAAGGCCGAATCACTACCTGAAGCAGCAGGGGTAGTGTTGAGGATCTGATTGTCAAGCAACAAAGGGGTGGCTAGAGGAAAGACGTCACTACTGTAGGAAGGTTGAACAGGTGTCTCACCGTTGTAGACTGGCTGGGTTGTCTGCAAGTGGACCCCGTGGACGGTGGGGACTGAATCATGCTGTCCGGAGGACGGAGTAAAAGCATGAGGATTTACCTCCGTTGGGAAGGACGCAAAGGTAGGATAATGTGGCATCTCCATATCCGTGAGCGAGGGGCCCTGTGACACCACGGGGCCTGGAGAAGAGGACTTGGTGGTCTTCTCGGGTTCATCAATGTCTGTCTCAGTGTCATTAGTCTGGGGAAAGCCCTCTCTACCTGATCCGACATCGGGCTGTGTCGTCACATCTGTGGTATCAGGAAACCACACATTTCCATCAAGGGAAGGGTCCCCGAGAGACTCCTCCGAACCTGAGGACGCTGAATCTTCAGAAGCATTTCTTGTAGATGCTGGTACAAGGACATCGTATGTGACTGCCTCTGGGTTTTCTGAAGAAGTTTCGTAGCCATGGGATCTGTTCTCAGAGATGAATGGCACAGCCGAAGTTGCAGGACTGGAGCCTGAAGAATCATCAGCTTCCGTATCGAGCTTGAAACTGGTCAATAAACTCTCTTCCTCACTGATGTCGGTAGATGCCTCTGGAGATTCCGTTCCAGAAACCATATGGAAAGATTCCACAGTCCCAGACAAGTTCATCTGTGGAACTCGGACAACACCATCACTCAGAGAGGCCGAAGTGTCTTCCAGAGTGAGAGGTGGCAGCTGGGTCACAGGGCGTGAAGTCAAAGGGACACCTTTTTCTGGGGCTAGTTCAGTGACTAGTTGGGAAGTGGAATCTAAGGATGTGTTGGGAGTACCACCCTTTCCAGAGAATTCACTTCCTCTCGTTGGGGACCGGTTAGTCTTGGCTTCATTGTACTTAGCCCCTCCTCGGTTGTAGTTTGTCGTGGTAGGAATCTGGGGTTCCTTCCTCCTTATTTGGTTTGTGGCACTGTCTCTACCAGGATTCACAATGGTGTCTTCTTCAATGtctcttccctcttcttcctcctttgaaAAGCAAGTAAGATTTAATGGAACATCTGGAAACATGAGAAAGATGAAATCTTAATAATATCTTATACTGCATTATACTGCAAATCTTCACTTGTGGGATCTTGGCAACTTCTCATAAAGCACCACCCTATCAAACCCACACCTCAATTCTATAACCTTTATTATCTAGCCTCTAGGGAAAGTAATTAAACTCAATGAAAACATCTTATTTATGTCTGCTTTTGTTTTAGGGACGGAAGTAACGAAATGAACAGATATCACAGCTTTCAAAAGAAGAACACGCCGTAGTTGTATTTCCTTATCGAGCGTGTTATTTCACatggtatttattttcttgttcttatATTTCTCTGTTCAGTTCATCTGGCAACAAGCTAAACAGCCATTAGATTCTTGTAATGTGAAATGGCAATGAAGCAACTTATTTCAAAGACCAAAGTAGGTGTATATGCAGAATGCTTCATTGTATATATTCAGAATAAATCACAATTTTAAGCCATCATAAGAGGAAGGTTTAGGACTAgaagaggtttttgttttggtttgtcattttgttttaaacactttTCCCTTAGGATTTAATCTTAGACCTCGGGGGAAATTTTAAAGACAGCTTGTAAAAATATGCTTCTAGTCCTAGCCCTTTAAATTTGTTTCCTTTCAAAACATCATTCAGGTGACATCTTTTGTGAACATTTAAGTCACTGTAATGGTCCAGGAGTGATCTGGCCAGAGGTCAACCAAAATCCATGCTTTCcgtttgttttcttaactgcacATCTTGTGTTTAATCAGATGCTTAGAAAACTAAATTGCCAAACGTATCAAAATATGATACGTTTAGTCCACATGAGACCTGATTTTGTCAGTTTATTGGCACTGTCATCTGTTAGATCTTTCAAGGTCatgtcccttaaaaaaaaaagaaagaaagaaaaaattgattgAGTACAAATTGTGAGAATTTGACCAACATCAGTAGAAAGAATCTGAATCTTAAACCATGTGTGCTCACGAGCTTTTGTCTTGCACACATAGAAAGCTGCTCTGCACGAAACATAAGCTTTCAAGCATCATGCAGTAACGACTGCATCATTATCCAGAGCTTAATTATTTAGTCGgttttaagaattttttcttttttacttcaaGGCATATGTGACAACTCTGAGAAAGGAGTCTGCTTTTATGATCTGGATGGTATTAATGCTGAAGTGGAAATTCTCCAGAGTTTTGCTAAGGATCAATGTGAAGCAAATCTGGATATTTGTCTCATTTTCTGGTATTCCTTCACACTCACATTCTACCAagattttctaacttttttttcctgctctattcaagcctccattttctttttttaaaaaaatgtttattgaatgaacaaatgactatttttcatgaatatttatttagttcttaaatggaggtactggggattgaacccaggaccttgttcttgctaagcatgtgccctaccactgagctaacaCCTCCCTGCCAAACCTTTATTATCTTCTCTCCTTATCCTCAGCAGATGGCTTTCCTgtttacagagaaaataaaagtcacaGACAAAACCACCCCTTTCCCTAACATTAAAATACCCAAAACGGACCAACCAGATTCACCCGGCCCCTCTCATCCTGTAGTAACTGAGGTGTTCCCCTTCCTTTCTAATTCCTACACTTGCGTTTTAAATCCTTTCTCTACTGTCTTTTCGGGAACTGAACACAATTGAGTATTTCCCtctatttcatgttttcaattttgttttctcaAATGGATCGTTCTTGTCAGCTTAAACTCAAACCTCCTCTACTTAAAAGGAACATAAAGGCAAATCTCTAATTCAGCTTCTAGTATTCATTCTACCTCTTTCCTCTTCACAGGAACGTTCCCAGAAGACATGTCTTCTATAGTTCCTGCGATCTGTCCATCTCCATCAAGTCCCACAATAACATTGCTTCTCTTCCTCTTTGCTTACATTCTCACACAAACACACTTTATCATTCTCTTATTGTAAGCTATGCAGATTtctataaaatttttcttaaaacagaagTTACTcaccttttcttctgtcagaTCTTTTGGGGAAAATAAACCCTATACACATATTAAACACAAATATTCctttcactgctttttttttttctagcagatTTTAGACTGTGAGGTTCAGATACCTCTCAGGATCTGACGAAGGTGATGGACCATTCATTAATCCTACTCAGCTAAGTATGGTGTGTCTCTATGAGGTAATGTTGTCTTGTGTCAACATTTCAAGAGAGTATATGATTCATGCTCTATGATTATTTTAGACATATCTGAAACCCCAAATATTTTAATGGATACTGTTTCTTCTAATTGCTTATGGAGTTACTGTGAATTCCTCTTCCATTCCGGTTTTGATCTGTATCACACCTGTTACCCCTCAcaacttctatttaaaaatgtttattaaaaagccTTGATCACACTGGAGACACTTTGTCTTTCACAGTCATGCATTCCTATTGGAAGAGGATCTGAGGAATATCCCTCAAACTATTCATTTCCGTATTTGGGTGTAAAACCATTACAGACGCATTCCAGGCAAGTGCCGACCTCTATCATTCATTCCTGCGTGAATCAATGAAAGTGAATAGTGTTGTGGACTGTTTGTGctcccccccaaattcatatgttgaaaccctacaCCCCCACAGTGATGGTTTTAGAAGGTAGGGCCTTGGGAGATCACTAGTATCAGATGAGGTCATAAGGTGGAACCCTTATGAATGGGATGAGTGCCCTCATATTAAGAGTCTTGCCAGAGATTGCTTCCGCTCTGCTCGCCACCATGTGAGGATGCAACAAGAGGTCTACAGCCCCAAAGAGGGCTCTCATCAGAACCCAGcagtgctggcaccctgatctcagacccCTAGGCTCCAGAacggtgagaaataaattttttgctGCTTATCAGCCACCCAGTTCATGGTATATTTTCATAGCAGCCCAAACTAAGACACAACCCCATGATTTGTAAGTATAATTTCCTTTTCCTGCCTTTGACTTGATTCTAGTAGTCATTTCTAGGTATAATCATATCCACATgcctgtgcacatgtgtgtgaatgcaaacacacacacacacacatacctttaGTTGAATTCTGTGAACTCGTGTTGAAATATGGACTGATCATTTTAGTAAAAGAGTTTTTGTAAGAGAGAATTATCTTAAGATAAAAAATTATTGAGGTAATTACACATGTGATAACACAACCTAATTGCTATTTATTGCTAGATAACAGCATCAGTTTCCACACATTATCAGCTCATACACATGCATTTACTTACAGACACATCCACAGTATCACTAACAATAGCACCTGGATTCAACACATCATCTCAGTTATAATGAATAACACATTTGGGCTTAGGAGGAAATATGAATACAGtcactttctctcttttgtaGGAATTAAGACAATGTTAAAACTTATAAATATTCTTAAATGCCCATTTACATAAAGGACCTGGTGCCAGCAACAGACATTTATAATATAAGTAGTCCAAACACAAATAATCAGattaaatgggcaaaagaatatatacaatttATACTTTGGCTCATATTTATTACTGATCTACCAATCATTGGTTAAGTTGGTTAAAAATAAGCTGTAGTAATATTAAGAGttgcttaaatattattttagactttcagaaacatttttatattaaaaattccaATTTGGGGTATAGTTCATAGCTATGTTTacttttaaagttcattttttcattatcaacccttttctatctctttttaaaattgtatcaattaaagtgtcttccaaGTTCTCTGTAAAAAATCATGTATATTAATTACATGTTTATCTACAAAGCTCAGCAACCAAACCCACAATGAATAATATAACACGAACTTTTTATTAATGCAAAATCTGAAACCTAACCAATAATTCAAAATAGACTTTTCAATTTTAAAGCACTTGAATAAAAAATAGCTATGATACCTTAATTATTTCTTCAGTTCCAATTAATTCAGGAAAGAGGTCAAGTtctacaaaattaaaaacaaaattattaaaaattttttcaaatatttcagcCTTATGGGTCTACTGTAGgatggaaagaggaaaagagactgTTAGCTTGGAAAATATAGAATCACTCCAAATGAAAATGTCA
Encoded here:
- the PTPRZ1 gene encoding receptor-type tyrosine-protein phosphatase zeta isoform X1, whose product is MRILKRFLACIQLLCVCRLDWTHGYYRQQRKLVEEIGWSYTGALNQKNWGKKYPTCNSPKQSPINIDEDLTQVNVNLKKLKFQGWDKTSMENTFIHNTGKTVEINLTNDYRLSGGVSEMVFKASKITFHWGKCNMSSDGSEHSLEGQKFPLEMQIYCFDVDRFSSFEEAVKGKGKLRALSILFEVGIEENLDYKAIIDGVERVSRFGKQAALNPFTLLNLLPNSTDKYYTYNGSLTSPPCTDTVDWIVFKDTVSISESQLAVFCEVLTMQQSGYVMLMDYLQNNFREQQYKFSRQVFSSYTGKEEIHEAVCSSEPENVQADPENYTSLLVTWERPRVVYDTMIEKFAVLYQRLEGEDQTKHEFLTDGYQDLGAILNNLLPNMSYVLQIVAICTNGLYGKYSDQLIVDMPSNDPELDLFPELIGTEEIIKEEEEGRDIEEDTIVNPGRDSATNQIRRKEPQIPTTTNYNRGGAKYNEAKTNRSPTRGSEFSGKGGTPNTSLDSTSQLVTELAPEKGVPLTSRPVTQLPPLTLEDTSASLSDGVVRVPQMNLSGTVESFHMVSGTESPEASTDISEEESLLTSFKLDTEADDSSGSSPATSAVPFISENRSHGYETSSENPEAVTYDVLVPASTRNASEDSASSGSEESLGDPSLDGNVWFPDTTDVTTQPDVGSGREGFPQTNDTETDIDEPEKTTKSSSPGPVVSQGPSLTDMEMPHYPTFASFPTEVNPHAFTPSSGQHDSVPTVHGVHLQTTQPVYNGETPVQPSYSSDVFPLATPLLLDNQILNTTPAASGSDSALHATPVFPSVGVSFESILSSYDGAPLLPFSSASFSSELLRHVYTVSEILPHVTSALESDQVSLHASLPVAGGDALLEPSLAPYSDVLSHQTTARAASETVEFGGSEPGVLYKTLLFSQVEPSSSEAVMHARSSGPEPSYALSNNEGSQHFFTVPYGSAVPVQDSAQASLFSSPSHTPMPKSFLVTPTASLPPPTHGLSGDGEWSGASSDREFLLPDTDGLNVSSPVSVAEFTHPSPLFGDDNKRLSKSEMIRGNETEQQISPFSEPAYRSGSAVLPDLYDHVNKSNASLQESPVSMSSTKGVLPGLLAYPTTKVFDREISQVPENNFLVQSSHAVSQAFGDTSLKPVLSANSEPASADPASSEMLSPSTQLLFYEPSASFNTEALLQPSFQASAVDTLLRTALPAVPSDPVLAETPKVDQISSTALHLMASDSASSENTQPSASVPVSGVSPTSNMHAASLQGLTISYASEKYFEPVLLKSESSQQVVPSLYSTDALFQTANLELNPAFPPEGKHAFATPVLSADAHPDTLINTFIYSDEVFTSTKGPASDEVLAGVPTVVTADRSVPLGNVYEYVSVTAVSPSKDGSVTTTKLLFPSRTTSELIQSARSDADLVGGGDNGDSDDYDDDDYDDRDRGGLSINKCMSCFSYKESQEKVMNDSDSQENGLVDQNNPISYSLSEKSEEENKATGVISDSQTDKPATTNVPPPKHDDGKQENDIQTGNALPPFTPESKAWAVLTSDEESGSGQAASDSLNDNETSTDFSFPDVNERDGVGVPEAGDSEKTPGPPQSSTPTVSSGHSEVFNISEAG